The nucleotide sequence AGTACGGATGAACTGGGTAGATGTACTGGTGCTTTGGTGTCATCTTCCGTTCCAGTGGCGTGGCCAGTTTGGCCACCTTCTCCTGGAATTCCTCGGGATCGATAACTCGTGGCTTTCTAGCGCATGGCAAATACTTTGGAAAGCAGGGTATGGGCTGCCTGACCGGCTCCGGCAGTTCCTTCGGCATGGCCCTAGTGGCGGCCCACTCGTAGAAATCCCTCCAATGGGCCTTCTTCATCGGTCCCGGAGTTTGCCATCGGGTCAGATAGCGCTTCTCCCGGTACAGACGACGCTGGATCGGCTTGGCATTCCGCTCGCACCATTCCACCCAACTCGGTGGCGGCTTCACCACGCTGAGGACACTCGCCTTGGTATCCTCCTGTATGATGCTCATGGTGACCCGATCACAGATTTAAAATCACTTAAAATTTAGCAAAGGTTCAAACTTTATCTAattgaaaaaatatcaaatttttGTGTTCTTATGGCGGGGGTTAATAAAATAGTAAAGTTCTCAACGGGTTGAGCTATAAAATCATACTGATTGCTAAAGGGGCGCCTACTTGTGCAAAACATTTTGTGTAAcaccaaattttaaaaatctttagtGCCAAGGATTTAAAGAATCCCAGAACAACTGCATAATTTGTAGATTTTAGTAGATATTACTATTTCTATTATTTATTCTAAACTATTTCATTTTTAGCTCTCATAGTTCCCATTGTAAGGATCAGCTCGTATTATAAATTAAGTAACTACATGTATAACAAAAGTTCTGTCATTGTTGATGTATATTACTTAAAAAGATGGTGAAATGGGAACAACATAGAAGAGTCCTTCGGCCTAATCGAACTACTATAAATGAAATTTACGTTAAGCCCACCTAACACCCTTATGGAATCTCAAGTGAAATATAAAGTCCAGAATAagctttaataaataaatttcgaCTTGGACAAATACAAAGAGCAGCAGAGGTTGTTAGATGCTATAAAATAAGTAATCCATATCATTTCTCGTAACCGGTTTGGACAGATATATAAGTCGGATCTGGTGCAGTCGCCATTCCCTGTTGGTGAATTTCTTCCTTGGTGGCGGCGGAACATCCAAAGGATCCGGTATCTTTTCCGGAATGGGACAATGCGGAATTGGTGGATGCATTCGGGGTTTGGCCAGACTCAAGATGCGGGGCGTTACCTTGCCCAAGAGGGCTGCCTGTCGGACAGGAAATCTTAGATTCGCCCAGAACTCGCCCTCCAGTTCGTCGTTGGGAAAACAGCAGGGAACGTAAGGTGGTTCAAAGGGTCTGCCGGGATCGCGATGCGGTGGTTTACCCCAAATGATCGCCGGGGAGTAGGTTGGCGGTCGGTCTGTCATATTGTACTTCTCGGTGATCTTTCGGGGTTTAGCCAACATCAGCATTCTTTCCCGCATCTCATCCTCGTCCAGTTGGCGCTTTTTTCGAGCGCAGGGCAGGTATTTGGCCAAGCATGGGAGTTTCGCTGGTTTTTGGAGCTCCGGTTCTCTGGGTCTTGCTCGAAAGGCAGCCCAGGCGCAAAAATGCTTCCAGTCCTTTTTGGTCATAGGTCCGTTCTTCTGCCACTTGGTCAGCTTTCGCATCACACGGGGTCTTTTACGGTTCACCGGCTTAGAGTTCCGATCGCACCATGCCGCCCAAGGAGGCGGTGGCTGTTGAGGTTGCACTTGCgcctttgattttaatgcgtCCGTTTCGAAATAATTATAGGAGTCTACCGGCGCTATCGACGGTTCTGTACTCTTCGATTTACCCGAGTAGGTTCCAAAGAAAGGTTCACTTGtcatttttataatttttaaaggccttttctcttttttttttaaattttgaagcTGTTGCTTTacgactgtctgtctgattacTGCCTGATCACAAGGAGATTACTTCTCCGAGTGACTCTAAAATGCCTACTTATTAATATTAagtattttcaaattttattattttgaattATAGATTTTGTATAATCTTTTTATTCTAACAATTTCAGGTGTATTTAAACTGATTAATCCTATACTACAGTTCCATTTACTAAAAACGGAATACCTATTTCTTCAGTTAACGGATCTGTAGTTTAGGATTAATCTGTTTGttccaacagcagcagcagcaaaataGCTCCGCCATAACCCGTGGATTTGGTTTGGATAGAAACTCAAGGCGTTGGAGATGATGACGCCACTGCCGCGGTGACATTTTCCGGCGTTTGGGCATCTGATCATCAAAATTCATGGGCACCGAACAGTGAGGTTTTTGAGGTATTTGACGTGGTCGGGATAGTTCACAGATCTTCTTGCTGGGACAGGCTACGAGTGCCTTCCGTGAGATAGGGAATCGCATGTTGGCCCAGAACTCGTTCTCGAGATCCACATGCTGGAAGCAGCACGGAACCGATGGCTTTTTCACGGGTCTACCGCGTTCCGGACGTGGAGTCCTTCGACCGTTGAGATGAGGTCGATAGGAAAATTCCTCCGGCTTCGGTGGAATATACTTTCGGCGCTGCCAACGAGGCATACTCAATCGTTGTTGGTTCTCTCTCAAAAAGTCGTCATCCTCGGAAGTCGGCTTACTACCTTTTTCGTTTCTAGTGGGAGATTAGGTAGGTTTGTCTTAAAAATATGATAACACAAATTCCCTCTTCATTCAAAAGGAAAGTTTTAGAAAATACATTACTAAAACGTCTTCCTACAAATATACCAGAAAGTAATGGTAAAGTAAAGTAATCCTTGTTCCTTAACAGCAATCAGTTTGTTCAGCAAAAGTTACATTTTTAGAGTATGGTTAACTCAggtaatataaataatttgctgatcaataaaaacatcTTAAAAATTTCTTGTTTAAGAGCTTAAAATTTTACCTGTCTGAATTTTGCTTGCCTCCTATTAATCTTTGTTCTTTGCGTAATGCTGCACTGGCCATTGCATCAACTTGATAGCTACTGTGAAAGTTGGCCCACTCATTCCGGCCCATGGGTCCCGGTTTTTGCCAACGCGTGGGTTCCGGGCGGACGAGGGGAGTGACTACCGGAGACTTGGGTTTAGAGTTCCGATCGCACCACTCCTGCGTCGAAGCCCGGAGCCTTATCGCGGTCTTCatgattttgaatttttgtaCAAAGATCAAATAAAGGTCCAAATGGTTTACTCttgaatttgatttttttatgaattttcaTCGAGcgttttttgattttttcatcGACTTTTAGAAACATCTTGGCAGTGAACTTCATCTTGTTCAATTCGAGAGctgttttcaattaaattgaaatttgataaatgttttaaaattgaaaactaaaacaaagattactaaaaatacaaaaaatgttttatacatttttgtaAAAGATAGAGATTATAAAATTCTAGGCCAAAGTAAACGGGTTTTAAATCCTCTTTGAAGGAGTTATTTTCTTGTAAGCTCGAAGACAATAGAATTGTAGCTTTGAAAAAAGACATTCCTTAGAATCCATTTTGCTCCGGGGCTCGGCACAATACTTGAAAAATGTAAAAGATACTTGCGGGTTCCTTATGCCGCGAACGAAACCCAAACGGCTCAATCACGAGCCCATGGTTCAATGAAAGCCAGAGGCTCCATGGCAGATGCATTGTGGCATTGCCCGTGGCGACACGCATTCGAGGTCATAACCCAATTCCTTTCGTGGCCAGTTGGTGATGGCCAACTGCGAGATCCGAGCTGCAAACTGCAGACTGCAACCAGCAAACAGCAACTGTATTCCACGGCATGGAGTCCAAGTCCACGATCGATGGGGTCCGCTCCTGGAGCCAATTGAAATTCGGTGCGCATTGCAATCGATCGCACTTTTTGTCCGGCGATTGTCGTCGTATGCCTGCGATACTCGTTCTGGCCTTTCTAACGCTGTCTCCGCCTTCTGGCCGGGTTGGCTTCAAGTGGTGGTCTCTGCTGGCCGTGTCGCCCATCTTCATCATCGTCTTCTTCGGCAGCGTGTTGCATTTGATGAGGATGGGGTTCAGCAGTGGTCATCATGGCCTTCGCTGCCATTGTCATGATTTCTTGTCGCCGCCACACAGAGATTTTTGTCTGGCTTTGCCGcatgaattttaaatgaaagCCACGGTCCCTCAAAAGCATTTCACCGGGCACTTCCGGGCCGGAACTTTTCTGGGGATTAGCTATACAGCAAggacaaggactcgaaggagTCATCAATCTGTGGCGACCGCAAAGTGCTCATAACATGTGTGAAATTGACACCACAGATGCGACTCGAACTAACGGAAACGCCAGCAATTTTACGCTACATTTAGCTAATGACCGAAAACCCGAGGGCAGATGGTTCTACCTTCCCTTTTCCTGGTGGAGCCGTcttctaaaaaaatatatatatacttatagTGACTGGGCAACACCCCAAACGGAATGACTAAAAAAAGGCAGACACCAAAGTGGCGTGAAGTATGTTCTTTTTTTGGAAAACATTAAGGGTGCGTAGTGGAAGCGAATTGTAATTGAAGGgcacttattttatttttggtttcgGTATGGGTTTTTCTATCATTAAATTGGACCGTCATCGAATCGTTAAATAAAAGTAGGATAGGGTAGTAGGGCTTATTATGTTTATTCGTTGGCCATATTTTAAATTGACTTTTCtgtttgttaaatattttggtAAACAAGTTCCGTGTATAAGAATTTTTCGTGTCTTAGAACTAAAACTAATTAAaggcataaaaatatatacataaatattattataataaagcGTTTATTTATTAATCTCAACAAGTTATAAACATGTTACAAAATAAAGACAAAGTGCGTCAAACAACACTAATTCCAATTGCAATCAATCAAAgctgaaatatttaaacacAACTATTTCCTTTTTTACTCTATGGCCAATTAAAAATTCACGCATTTAAATCCAAGCAATGCAAAGCCCAAGCACTCGGTTAAAAAACGAATTCTTAAGCGGATTCGTTTCATTTTCACATTGCAAATAAGATTAACCAATTTGAGTCAAAACCACTTTAATTATAGAGCTTCGAGCCGGCCGGCTGACAAGTGGCCAACTGCAATTGGCCAAATCGACTGTTGGGAAGGGGTTACCAGAGATCCGCGGCACGTACTGGCTATGGGCGCTATGGGGGCCAATAAGGTGTAAATTTATGCGCCAAAGTCCGCGTTGTAAGCAAGTTGGGCCGAAATCGAACCATTAGCAAACCGAGCCTATGCAATTGATGATTGAATTCTTCAGAATGCTCAGCAAAACGCACATTTTTCGTATGCCTTTGGATGATTGGTATTCGAGAAtggttttttttgtggttttgtAATTACCTACGTCTGTGTGAATTTTTGTGGCCAATCAAAGTTTTTGTTCGCAGTTTTGATTTGCTGCTAAGATTCGCAGCGTAATTGTGTCTCATGGCTAACTTGTATTCTATGAGATACTTTTTTGCCAATGTTCCCTGAGAGTTTCGATTTATATACGAGTATGTATAAAACAAGTGTTTTGGTTTAATTATTTTCATGTCTCACAAGCTTCGCTGACAAAGTGGACAAGGATCTTATGATCTACGAGGGGTTGGGCTAATGAATATTTAATTCGGGTGGAGTAATGACAGCGTTTAGTGTTTCGCCTTAGTTATGTTGCATTATGTTTGGACCATGTGAAAGTTGCACATTTGGCACGTGGCCCAATTGAATGGCACCAATTAAGAAATTGTTTCACTCTGTGTTACACAAGACAATTAAATGGAATAGGAAAAAGTGCTGCACGCACTGGGAAATTTGAATGATGGCAAGAGAAAAATGTGGTCAATTGCAGCGATGGAAAAAACAGTATAACATTAGGCTCCCCTCTGGTCCACTCGTTTTTTACACGAAAAGAAAATATACCTTTTATCCTAATATCTACAGATATTTCTTGCTTCATCCTattaagtttttatttttcttaaactaAAAAAGACACTTAAGATAGCGATTGTTTTCTAGGTCTTCATTAAGTCTTTAATGTATAAAACAATTTCACctgataaatatttatttctgtGTAATTCAGGCCAAGGAATGCAGTTGagtaaatattttagttaCGCTTGAAGCGCAAAGAAGTATTTGATTTCAAAGAATTACAACAGTAAAACGTCTAACTCTAGATTCATgacaatttctcatttttccTCGACATACTAATAAACAGCAAATAAATGTCGGTTAACATTAcgaaatcaaaacaaaaagagCAAACCCGCTCGGATTGCCAATTTATGTAGCCACAACACGTGAGCTCATTGATTAAATTAGCCAAGTCTTTTGGCCAAGCCCTGTgcacataaaaaattatttatgagCCGCAATTCGGtctgttttttcttttctttccgTCTTTCTTTGGCTTTCCATGGATATTTTGTGGCATTTTAATGCTAAGCAAAAACCAAagacaacaaacaaaaaccaaacGCCAAGTGACAAGCGAACCAAACATAATAAACTTCGCTCAGATTAAATTGGTTTGCGTACGTCTGGGAAATCTCGAAAAAGTAATGCCAACATGGCCTTTTttgggattttttttttatttttaatagtgTTAGTAAGTCTAAAAAAATGACAACTGTATTTTatccttaaatattttctatacaaatctgaagaaattaaaattactAATTGGtaagaatatttttatttaggGCCGATATATCAACGCCATGTTAGTTTTCACTGAGTTACATttgtgaataaaaaatttagaTTCTTAATATCAAGTTAATTTAATGTGTCGGTCAAAATGAAACTGAAAACTTTACGTTCTTTTTTAGGCTCGTCAGACTAAATTAAAGACTAAATCGACTGACATGGAGTTGTCGTTCCTAAGTTTAACATTCGATTATAAAAACGAATTTGCCTTCCCCAACAATTAAAGTTCATGTTAATTTTTCTCTTAGATAAGAAAGCAGAACCTAAACACAACGTTATAAATCGTCCGATAACGCTTACATTTTCTCCAAAATTAGGTTGattgttaaatgttaaaatagaAAGGGGTTAtagataaaatattgttctaTTAATTTTCAGGATTTGTTGTTTCTTTTTGTATTCCCACACTCTGTAGTTTACTTTGTCCCGAACTCAAAACTGGCATCACTGTCTCCCAAGAAGGCGAATAAGACAGGATTTGAACTGGTAGTATTACCCACAACCACATCAGGTCGAAATGAAAACGTTATCAAGCGACAGACGCGCGTTTGCAGTAACAAGATGAAACGGGGACATAGGCAAAATTAGCTGCGTTCGCCAGCGAATTTGCAGGCCAATCAGTGAGTGTGCCACAATTTGGCCAACCGAACAAACGGGCAGCAAACTGGTCAAATCGCAGATGCCATCGGAGCTGCTAGTTTCTGCGAGTCTCCTCCTCCGgcaactgttgctgctgcaacgTGCAACCCGCAACTTGCAACTTCGATCTGCTGACGCTGCACTTGTCGCGATTTCACATCacattttgtttttgctgttaCGGCCGCTTTTTGCTCGTTGCCTACTTTTCAACGTCTTGTACTTTCGATTGGTTAATTGTTAAACAAATTT is from Drosophila suzukii chromosome 3, CBGP_Dsuzu_IsoJpt1.0, whole genome shotgun sequence and encodes:
- the LOC108010752 gene encoding uncharacterized protein, with protein sequence MSIIQEDTKASVLSVVKPPPSWVEWCERNAKPIQRRLYREKRYLTRWQTPGPMKKAHWRDFYEWAATRAMPKELPEPVRQPIPCFPKYLPCARKPRVIDPEEFQEKVAKLATPLERKMTPKHQYIYPVHPYSPIIVWGQPPLHDKGRPFKPPTKPCCFFNADIEDKWWAELRFPIRKAALKARITPRILSLSKPKITPQFPPHCYHPDHIYDVLTVKPPPRKKFTPQGWRLHQIRLLYLSKPVSRPEYEYFYM
- the LOC108017565 gene encoding uncharacterized protein gives rise to the protein MKTAIRLRASTQEWCDRNSKPKSPVVTPLVRPEPTRWQKPGPMGRNEWANFHSSYQVDAMASAALRKEQRLIGGKQNSDSKPTSEDDDFLRENQQRLSMPRWQRRKYIPPKPEEFSYRPHLNGRRTPRPERGRPVKKPSVPCCFQHVDLENEFWANMRFPISRKALVACPSKKICELSRPRQIPQKPHCSVPMNFDDQMPKRRKMSPRQWRHHLQRLEFLSKPNPRVMAELFCCCCCWNKQINPKLQIR
- the LOC108017564 gene encoding uncharacterized protein codes for the protein MTSEPFFGTYSGKSKSTEPSIAPVDSYNYFETDALKSKAQVQPQQPPPPWAAWCDRNSKPVNRKRPRVMRKLTKWQKNGPMTKKDWKHFCAWAAFRARPREPELQKPAKLPCLAKYLPCARKKRQLDEDEMRERMLMLAKPRKITEKYNMTDRPPTYSPAIIWGKPPHRDPGRPFEPPYVPCCFPNDELEGEFWANLRFPVRQAALLGKVTPRILSLAKPRMHPPIPHCPIPEKIPDPLDVPPPPRKKFTNREWRLHQIRLIYLSKPVTRNDMDYLFYSI